A section of the Candidatus Binatia bacterium genome encodes:
- a CDS encoding zf-HC2 domain-containing protein — MNCKEALDVVAEALDETLEESARREFLEHMDRCSACRTYVEQIRLSVQALKRLPKSGRPNPRRAEIIEAYRKKFR; from the coding sequence ATGAACTGCAAGGAGGCGCTCGACGTCGTCGCGGAAGCGCTCGACGAGACCCTCGAGGAAAGCGCCCGCCGGGAGTTCCTCGAGCACATGGACCGGTGTTCGGCCTGCCGGACCTACGTGGAGCAGATCCGTCTCTCGGTCCAGGCGCTGAAGCGCCTCCCCAAGAGCGGACGGCCGAACCCGCGTCGCGCCGAGATCATCGAGGCCTACCGCAAGAAATTCCGCTGA
- a CDS encoding RNA polymerase sigma factor, with protein sequence MKRMEGNPVLPDVPGPEGALLVKLRAGDEAAFTALVDGLNCRLQALAATFTSSPALAEDIVQETWLGVIRGLDGFEGRSSLRTWIFSILIRRARTLASREARRAGVAPANGAAPDREEWDLGRGRVGLWEAAPEPWTLDTPEQVVQGLEALEIVRAALDGLPEAQRQVVLLRDVEDVSPSEICNILDLTETNMRVLLHRGRARIRRALDLYLREGTRPSTAETPVQETR encoded by the coding sequence ATGAAGCGGATGGAAGGAAACCCGGTCCTGCCGGACGTTCCCGGTCCGGAAGGCGCCCTCCTCGTGAAGCTTCGGGCGGGAGACGAAGCGGCGTTCACGGCGCTCGTCGACGGCCTGAACTGCAGGCTCCAGGCGCTGGCCGCCACCTTCACGTCCTCCCCCGCGCTCGCCGAGGACATCGTCCAGGAGACCTGGCTGGGCGTGATCCGCGGCCTGGACGGGTTCGAAGGACGGTCGTCCCTCCGCACCTGGATCTTCAGCATCCTGATTCGCCGCGCCCGGACCCTCGCCTCGCGCGAAGCCCGCCGCGCCGGCGTCGCGCCGGCGAACGGCGCGGCCCCGGATCGCGAGGAATGGGACCTGGGACGGGGACGGGTCGGGTTATGGGAGGCCGCGCCCGAGCCCTGGACCCTCGACACTCCCGAGCAGGTCGTGCAGGGGCTGGAAGCGCTGGAGATCGTGCGCGCGGCCCTGGACGGGCTTCCGGAGGCGCAGCGGCAGGTGGTGCTGCTGCGCGACGTCGAGGACGTGTCCCCCTCGGAAATCTGTAATATCCTGGACCTGACCGAGACCAACATGAGGGTGCTCCTTCACCGCGGCCGCGCGCGCATCCGTCGCGCGCTCGACCTGTATCTCCGCGAAGGTACGCGCCCGTCCACCGCAGAGACCCCGGTCCAGGAGACTCGATGA
- a CDS encoding metal-dependent transcriptional regulator, which produces MASARVRQRPGLSVSSEHYLRTILELREERGYARVVDIAARLGLTKGSVSVALTHLAERGLVRFDAAHFPLLTPAGRRVALDVRGRFQIVLTFLTEVLGLPAPLATAEACRWEHVVSHDVADRILDFIRFTADTHGREELLASFAEYRRSCTSGDSCSTCSVHGPLRLYCAHEADDRHQGGTSASKE; this is translated from the coding sequence ATGGCGTCCGCGAGGGTTCGACAGCGACCGGGCTTGTCGGTCAGCAGCGAACACTACCTTCGAACGATCCTCGAGCTCCGCGAGGAGCGCGGCTACGCGCGCGTCGTGGACATCGCCGCGCGCCTGGGGCTCACCAAGGGCTCGGTCTCGGTCGCGCTTACGCACCTGGCCGAGCGCGGCCTCGTGCGCTTCGACGCCGCCCACTTCCCGCTGCTCACCCCGGCGGGCCGGAGAGTCGCCCTCGACGTGCGCGGCCGGTTCCAGATCGTGCTCACGTTTCTCACGGAAGTGCTCGGACTCCCCGCTCCGCTCGCCACCGCCGAGGCCTGCCGCTGGGAGCACGTGGTGAGCCACGACGTGGCCGACCGCATCCTCGACTTCATCCGCTTCACCGCCGACACCCACGGCCGGGAGGAGCTCCTGGCGTCCTTCGCCGAATACCGCCGCTCCTGCACCTCGGGGGACTCGTGCTCCACCTGCTCGGTGCACGGCCCCCTTCGACTCTATTGCGCCCATGAAGCGGACGATCGTCACCAAGGGGGAACGAGTGCCTCGAAGGAATGA